In one window of Deltaproteobacteria bacterium HGW-Deltaproteobacteria-6 DNA:
- a CDS encoding efflux RND transporter periplasmic adaptor subunit, translating to MPQEDLSKLKIDQSVKKSVTGGRIKKPFVIAGLVFLLIIGAVLYRLGVISPTATVDVTTVSLVYPAQSLSVLNASGYIVAQRKAAVASKITGRLTALLVEEGNLVKKGQILARMENADVTAGKGQAAANLANAKAMLRQAAVEQDNLQQEHDRYRRLIAGGYVTQSEYDAIHTRYLRSQEAVKGARAAMEAAAAALSGAEASIDYTLIRAPFDGVVLTKNADVGDIVTPLGASSTSKAAVVTLADMDSLQVEVDVSETSITLIKVGQPCNIQLDALADLRFRGVVHAIVPTVDRAKATVLVKVRFLDKDIRMLPDMSAKVSFLSRKLAEEEIKPRLAVNQSALVRVKEKNIVYLIQENKVRMTAVSTGGKLGDMQEITAGLKPGDRVVLKPEGLTDGAKIKVAER from the coding sequence ATGCCGCAGGAAGACTTGAGTAAGCTGAAAATCGACCAATCGGTCAAAAAAAGTGTTACAGGCGGCCGGATCAAAAAACCCTTCGTGATCGCCGGTCTGGTTTTCCTGCTGATCATCGGCGCTGTTCTGTACCGGCTTGGCGTGATTTCTCCTACGGCCACGGTGGATGTAACGACCGTTTCACTGGTGTATCCCGCTCAGTCCCTGTCGGTATTGAACGCCAGCGGTTACATCGTCGCTCAGCGCAAGGCGGCGGTAGCCTCCAAAATAACCGGTCGTCTGACGGCGCTTCTGGTTGAAGAAGGCAATCTGGTGAAAAAAGGGCAAATTCTTGCGCGGATGGAAAACGCCGACGTCACCGCCGGGAAAGGTCAGGCTGCGGCCAATCTGGCCAACGCGAAGGCGATGCTCAGGCAGGCGGCGGTGGAACAGGATAATCTTCAACAGGAACATGACCGTTACCGGAGACTGATCGCCGGCGGTTATGTGACTCAATCGGAATACGACGCGATCCATACCCGTTACCTGCGCTCGCAGGAAGCGGTAAAAGGGGCGCGGGCCGCAATGGAAGCGGCCGCAGCCGCGCTTTCGGGCGCTGAAGCAAGCATTGATTACACCTTGATCCGGGCTCCGTTTGACGGTGTGGTGCTGACTAAAAATGCCGACGTAGGCGATATCGTTACCCCGCTGGGAGCATCTTCCACGTCCAAAGCCGCCGTCGTCACGCTGGCCGATATGGATTCGCTGCAGGTGGAGGTTGATGTATCCGAAACCAGTATCACACTCATCAAAGTCGGGCAGCCCTGTAATATTCAGCTTGACGCCCTCGCCGACCTTCGCTTCCGCGGCGTCGTGCATGCCATTGTGCCGACGGTGGACCGCGCCAAGGCAACGGTTCTGGTAAAAGTGCGGTTTCTGGACAAAGATATCCGGATGCTGCCGGATATGAGCGCGAAAGTGTCTTTTTTGTCCCGTAAACTCGCGGAGGAAGAGATCAAACCCAGATTGGCCGTTAATCAGTCGGCACTGGTCCGTGTGAAAGAAAAAAATATCGTCTATCTGATTCAGGAAAACAAAGTGCGCATGACGGCCGTATCCACAGGCGGAAAATTAGGAGACATGCAGGAGATCACGGCAGGCCTGAAACCGGGCGACCGCGTCGTGCTCAAACCCGAAGGACTCACGGACGGAGCAAAGATCAAGGTGGCGGAGAGGTAA
- a CDS encoding metal-dependent hydrolase with the TIM-barrel fold protein: protein MRVFKNAEFISCEEKNRIFTCLVEKDGKIAFSGDQLPEEFKPGEPVDLKNRCVLPAFGDTHMHFSSFAYFNSGLDCRDAGDFAELGELIRASIDRRKKEKVILGFGCSAHTVREKKLPDRHDLDRITDRPLMIIKYDGHAAVGNSALIAKMPAAILSDPGFDKDTGWFYLNAFYLAVNRITASVSLPELFRNLIAGSDALARRGIALVHTAEGVGFPLDLDVDFMRFANRGLPPLFQVFFQTMDVKKVQRRKLPRIGGCFANALDGCFGSEDAALKAPYTNNPANRGTLFYPQAAVNDFVIQANRAGLQIAVHAIGDAAIDQALTAYETALKDFPRTGHRHIIIHADLMDAKAIERAAKLNLCIALQTPFLYWPQEPVEYLQRILGQRVDNLIPLKSMLDAGLTIAGGSDAPCTLPDPVAAIFAACNHPNANESVSVLDALRMHTSSCAKLSFDDNTRGTLTNGKLADFVVLDKNPLQMPAEQLNTIKVEALYLKGEKYERQGERSIGSLLMDSVRNKYGR, encoded by the coding sequence ATGCGCGTGTTTAAAAATGCCGAATTTATTTCCTGTGAAGAGAAAAATCGCATCTTCACCTGCCTGGTGGAAAAGGACGGGAAAATTGCATTTTCCGGCGATCAGTTGCCGGAAGAATTCAAGCCGGGCGAACCGGTGGATCTAAAAAACCGGTGCGTTCTCCCCGCGTTCGGCGACACGCACATGCACTTCAGCTCCTTTGCCTACTTCAATTCCGGCCTGGACTGCCGTGACGCGGGCGACTTTGCAGAACTGGGAGAACTCATCCGCGCCTCGATCGACCGGAGGAAAAAAGAAAAAGTCATCCTCGGCTTCGGCTGTTCGGCGCACACCGTCCGCGAAAAAAAACTTCCGGACCGGCATGACCTGGATCGCATTACCGACCGGCCCCTGATGATTATCAAATACGACGGCCATGCCGCCGTCGGGAATTCCGCGCTGATAGCTAAAATGCCGGCTGCAATTCTTTCCGACCCGGGATTTGATAAAGACACGGGCTGGTTTTATTTGAACGCTTTTTATCTGGCGGTAAACCGCATTACGGCATCCGTTTCGCTTCCGGAGCTTTTCAGAAACCTGATTGCGGGAAGCGATGCGCTTGCCCGGAGAGGAATTGCTCTGGTGCATACGGCGGAAGGGGTCGGGTTCCCGCTGGATCTGGATGTGGATTTCATGCGCTTCGCCAACCGAGGCCTGCCGCCATTGTTTCAGGTTTTTTTTCAGACAATGGATGTCAAAAAAGTCCAGCGCCGCAAGTTGCCCCGCATCGGCGGCTGCTTTGCCAATGCGCTCGACGGCTGTTTCGGCTCGGAAGACGCGGCGCTCAAAGCGCCCTACACCAATAACCCCGCCAACCGGGGCACGCTTTTTTATCCGCAGGCCGCAGTCAACGACTTTGTGATCCAGGCCAACCGCGCCGGTCTGCAAATTGCGGTGCACGCCATCGGCGATGCGGCCATTGATCAGGCGCTGACCGCTTATGAAACGGCACTCAAGGATTTTCCCCGCACCGGCCATCGTCACATTATCATCCATGCCGACCTGATGGATGCAAAGGCTATTGAAAGAGCTGCAAAGCTCAATCTCTGCATCGCCCTGCAGACGCCGTTTTTATACTGGCCGCAGGAGCCGGTGGAATACCTTCAGCGTATTCTGGGACAACGTGTGGATAATCTGATACCGCTCAAAAGCATGCTGGATGCCGGCCTGACCATTGCGGGCGGCTCCGACGCGCCCTGCACGCTGCCCGATCCTGTCGCCGCGATTTTCGCGGCCTGCAATCACCCCAATGCGAATGAATCCGTATCGGTTCTGGACGCTCTGCGCATGCACACGTCATCGTGCGCGAAACTTTCTTTTGACGACAACACGCGGGGAACGCTGACGAACGGGAAGCTTGCGGATTTTGTCGTACTGGATAAAAATCCCCTGCAGATGCCAGCGGAGCAGCTCAACACCATCAAGGTCGAAGCCCTGTATCTGAAAGGTGAAAAATATGAAAGACAGGGGGAGCGAAGCATTGGGAGCCTGTTGATGGATTCGGTAAGGAATAAATATGGACGATAG